The Methanohalophilus portucalensis genome window below encodes:
- the cobT gene encoding nicotinate mononucleotide-dependent phosphoribosyltransferase CobT: MDSFLPGHKDVPEKPLFVCVLSNTETAYIEGLSAAGKSAKLTDYTPAGDAEVLETGNIISVPVLPMTPPFNTPTPGLTTRAVLVTTGVPHVFVRAGMKLTPKVPMIDLEVPAGADIRNKIAVDDPHTVFKRAEETGKNLKGKSDFIVIGESIPGGTTTAQAVLNALGYDGKVSSSASVNPIGLKAQVVKQALESSDITHGKLRQDPLEAVRCVGDPMMPAVAGLVSGIGNGTRVILAGGTQMAAVFSIIKHMGMDTSNLSIVTTSYVANDETANFRDLAKQIGVDMFAEDLGFGKSKLVGLQQYEKGYVKEGVGAGGAFYMGRLLGHSRQEMTAQVEKICIELADLLEDYD, translated from the coding sequence ATGGATTCATTCCTACCTGGACATAAAGATGTACCTGAAAAGCCTCTTTTCGTATGCGTGCTTTCCAACACTGAAACTGCATATATAGAGGGTCTTTCAGCCGCAGGAAAGAGTGCCAAACTGACAGATTATACTCCTGCAGGAGATGCTGAAGTGCTGGAAACGGGGAATATCATAAGTGTTCCCGTTCTGCCTATGACTCCTCCTTTTAACACTCCTACGCCAGGGCTTACTACCCGGGCCGTTCTGGTTACTACGGGAGTTCCTCATGTGTTTGTGCGTGCGGGTATGAAACTCACTCCGAAAGTACCTATGATAGACCTTGAAGTTCCTGCAGGGGCGGATATACGTAATAAAATCGCAGTAGATGATCCGCACACCGTTTTCAAACGTGCAGAAGAAACAGGTAAGAACCTCAAAGGAAAGTCTGATTTCATAGTTATTGGGGAGAGTATTCCCGGTGGGACGACAACAGCTCAGGCGGTTCTTAACGCTCTGGGATATGATGGAAAAGTGAGTAGTAGTGCTTCAGTGAATCCTATAGGACTGAAAGCACAGGTTGTAAAGCAAGCTCTTGAGTCTTCAGATATCACTCACGGAAAACTCAGGCAGGATCCTCTTGAAGCTGTACGCTGTGTGGGGGATCCCATGATGCCTGCGGTTGCCGGACTTGTTTCCGGTATAGGTAATGGTACACGTGTAATTCTTGCAGGTGGAACACAGATGGCTGCCGTATTCAGTATCATAAAACATATGGGAATGGATACGAGTAATCTTTCCATTGTTACTACTAGCTATGTGGCAAATGATGAAACTGCAAATTTCCGTGATTTGGCAAAACAAATAGGAGTAGATATGTTTGCTGAAGATCTTGGATTTGGCAAATCTAAACTTGTAGGCCTCCAGCAGTATGAAAAGGGCTATGTGAAAGAAGGAGTCGGTGCAGGAGGGGCCTTTTATATGGGACGTTTGTTGGGCCACTCTCGTCAGGAAATGACAGCACAGGTGGAGAAGATTTGCATTGAACTGGCAGATCTGCTTGAAGATTATGATTAA
- the proS gene encoding proline--tRNA ligase, giving the protein MGEQEKEASLPSKDNFSEWYNELLQIAKIMDVRYPVKGIYVWHPFGFTIRKKTYSIMRQLLDRDHEETMFPLLVPEPEFMKEAQHIKGFEDEVYWVTHGGTSPLEVNLALRPTSETAIYPMYKLWVRSHADLPLRLYQIVNTFRYETKHTRPLIRLREITSFKEAHTVHATWDEAAWQVDEAIRIYTEFYRRLAIPILSSRRPEWDKFPGADYTIAVDSLMPDGRTLQVGTAHHLGDNFAKTFEITYEDSEGEQVYAHQACYGVSERCLAALISTHGDDKGLVLPPEVAPVQVVIIPIIFKNPEEVLAACKKVSEELKDAGIKVKTDDSDKRPGAKYYKWEMQGVPIRLEIGPRDLKNKAAMMARRDTGEKEQIPLEDISATIKETFADIHKNLYSQAEAQLREHIFLCEGLEGIKDKLVHGIVQTYWCGREDCGKEMEDVIGAGILGIPNEQPGCKGKKCPLCGEEAVNSIYIARTY; this is encoded by the coding sequence ATGGGCGAACAGGAAAAAGAAGCATCATTGCCATCAAAAGATAATTTCAGTGAATGGTATAATGAATTACTCCAAATTGCAAAGATAATGGATGTACGTTACCCTGTAAAGGGTATTTATGTTTGGCATCCCTTTGGTTTCACTATCAGAAAAAAAACATATTCTATTATGAGGCAACTTCTTGATAGGGACCATGAAGAAACAATGTTTCCTCTGCTTGTCCCTGAACCCGAGTTTATGAAAGAGGCACAGCACATAAAGGGATTTGAGGATGAGGTCTACTGGGTGACCCATGGGGGCACATCTCCCCTTGAAGTAAATCTTGCACTGCGGCCCACAAGTGAAACAGCCATATATCCTATGTATAAGCTCTGGGTGCGCTCTCATGCAGATCTTCCCTTGCGCCTGTATCAGATTGTCAACACATTCCGTTATGAGACAAAACACACGCGTCCTCTTATACGCCTCAGGGAGATAACTTCTTTCAAGGAAGCGCATACAGTTCATGCTACATGGGATGAAGCAGCCTGGCAGGTAGATGAGGCAATCAGGATCTATACTGAATTCTACCGCAGGCTTGCGATACCGATACTATCTTCCAGAAGACCTGAATGGGACAAGTTCCCGGGTGCGGATTATACTATTGCTGTTGATTCACTGATGCCTGACGGGAGGACGCTTCAGGTGGGTACTGCCCATCATTTGGGCGACAATTTTGCAAAGACTTTTGAAATAACCTATGAAGATTCTGAAGGGGAACAGGTATATGCTCACCAGGCCTGTTATGGTGTTTCCGAACGCTGTCTTGCAGCACTAATTTCCACTCATGGTGATGACAAGGGACTTGTACTTCCACCTGAGGTGGCCCCGGTGCAGGTTGTTATTATTCCTATCATATTCAAAAACCCCGAAGAAGTTCTTGCAGCCTGTAAAAAGGTCTCAGAAGAGCTCAAGGATGCCGGTATTAAGGTCAAGACTGATGATAGCGATAAGCGCCCGGGTGCCAAATATTACAAATGGGAGATGCAGGGAGTACCTATCAGGCTGGAAATTGGTCCCCGTGACCTGAAAAATAAGGCAGCAATGATGGCAAGAAGGGATACCGGTGAAAAAGAACAGATTCCACTTGAGGATATATCTGCAACCATAAAGGAGACCTTCGCAGATATACATAAAAACCTGTATTCACAGGCTGAGGCACAATTAAGGGAGCATATTTTCCTTTGTGAGGGTCTGGAAGGGATCAAAGATAAACTGGTTCATGGAATTGTTCAAACTTATTGGTGTGGAAGAGAAGATTGCGGTAAAGAGATGGAAGATGTCATTGGAGCCGGAATACTCGGAATACCGAATGAACAACCTGGTTGTAAGGGTAAAAAATGCCCTCTGTGTGGTGAAGAGGCAGTCAATTCCATTTATATTGCAAGAACCTATTGA
- a CDS encoding ZPR1 zinc finger domain-containing protein: protein MNPESERKEGFDTQTTCPLCHNEMIIHWQSDDIPFFGEVMYVTSRCGCGFRFTDTMILAQKEPIRCELKIEKEEDLNCRVIRSISGTIRIPELGIVVEPGNVSDSYVTNIEGLLYRVRDVVETAIKWSEDDPEKEAAGKNILERLNDALSSKVDLTVIMEDPLGNSTIISEKASCSNLTPEEASALKTGMVILDADSADLKVDTSENIQPLGNDYK from the coding sequence TTGAACCCAGAAAGCGAAAGGAAAGAGGGATTTGATACCCAAACCACATGTCCCCTTTGCCATAATGAAATGATCATACACTGGCAGAGTGACGATATACCTTTTTTTGGTGAAGTTATGTATGTAACGAGTCGTTGCGGGTGTGGTTTTCGTTTTACAGACACTATGATCCTGGCTCAGAAAGAGCCGATACGTTGTGAATTGAAAATAGAAAAGGAAGAAGACCTTAACTGCAGGGTTATCCGGTCAATATCTGGAACTATAAGAATTCCTGAACTTGGTATTGTTGTCGAACCAGGTAATGTTTCTGATTCCTATGTGACAAATATTGAAGGATTGCTCTACAGAGTCAGGGATGTAGTGGAAACTGCAATAAAATGGTCGGAAGATGATCCGGAAAAAGAGGCTGCAGGGAAAAACATTCTGGAAAGGTTAAATGATGCACTTTCCAGCAAGGTTGATCTTACCGTCATAATGGAAGATCCACTGGGTAACAGTACTATTATATCTGAGAAGGCATCATGCAGCAATCTTACTCCGGAGGAGGCATCAGCACTTAAGACAGGGATGGTAATTCTGGATGCAGATTCTGCTGATCTTAAGGTTGACACTTCTGAAAATATCCAACCCCTTGGAAATGACTATAAATAA
- a CDS encoding cell division protein SepF, producing the protein MAFMDKLFGSGTKATSSAEEYTELDLGKYEEVMDEEPAETYVRVAELTNLNELPSLKKEIYDGNILMIDISNIKADKLMLDRALKDLKEVIIDVHGDIAGIKEDQVLVTPTGVKIDRSKVIGGRY; encoded by the coding sequence ATGGCATTCATGGACAAATTGTTCGGAAGTGGAACTAAAGCTACTTCTTCTGCAGAGGAGTACACGGAACTTGATCTTGGTAAATATGAAGAGGTAATGGATGAAGAACCTGCTGAAACTTACGTAAGGGTTGCTGAACTTACCAATCTTAACGAATTACCGTCCCTTAAAAAGGAAATATATGACGGTAATATCCTTATGATTGATATTTCCAATATAAAGGCTGATAAATTGATGTTGGACCGTGCTTTGAAAGATCTCAAGGAAGTTATAATCGATGTCCACGGTGATATCGCGGGGATTAAAGAAGATCAGGTATTGGTAACACCAACCGGCGTAAAAATAGACAGGTCCAAGGTAATTGGTGGGAGATATTGA
- a CDS encoding DUF1947 domain-containing protein gives MKVKSRVQLRKSDRKKLFEGMEEKFGKISRLEDSKIESARADDMEVLIVEGKILFFKYEEDWHPTVRGVLEYGINEYVVVVDQGAVKFVINGADIMSPGIVSADPVIKEGDIVVIKEEAHNKPLAIGKALVPGPQMVADSGKAVESLHYVGDEFWNLEL, from the coding sequence TTGAAGGTAAAATCAAGGGTACAATTGAGGAAATCCGATAGGAAGAAACTTTTTGAAGGAATGGAAGAAAAGTTTGGCAAGATTAGCCGTCTTGAAGATAGTAAAATAGAAAGTGCCCGGGCAGATGACATGGAAGTCCTCATTGTAGAGGGTAAAATATTATTCTTCAAATATGAGGAAGATTGGCACCCTACAGTTAGGGGCGTGCTTGAATATGGTATAAATGAATACGTGGTAGTTGTGGACCAGGGTGCCGTTAAATTTGTTATTAATGGCGCGGATATAATGAGCCCAGGTATTGTTTCGGCAGATCCTGTTATCAAAGAAGGGGACATTGTCGTTATAAAAGAGGAAGCTCATAATAAACCACTGGCTATCGGAAAGGCCCTTGTGCCTGGACCACAGATGGTTGCGGATTCAGGCAAAGCAGTAGAATCCCTGCATTATGTGGGTGATGAGTTCTGGAATCTGGAACTTTAA
- a CDS encoding phytoene desaturase family protein codes for MNKYDAIVIGAGATGLLAALTLSKHGKKVLVLEKNYQVGGNCNSYDVDGFQVDTGPHAITHLEAGPLKRLMENYFDYLPIFEDYGNYFVRTERNFLKVPSNLKEFAVFDALPRKDRLLIAQTLTKELTLSTFGVDLSKKSVYDALPKTLSTDSYNFVDAISHFLSGKSMKETSVHRILTGSSFVRDSITQAQFASIVSKPDRPPVESILQSIIPANYHNQLQLRFNSVSSQFSSLGRLATNKANYSQGYPRKGLKALLNAILYSLPDSVDIKTESKAKKILVENGQVTGVESDEIYLADIVIHTGFVKNLPELVQDLPHNYIEELDGIVNSKSLTVWLGLDETRKEFNYRGSEIWFKDNAYWAMPISNYDPTLAPPGKQLVGFAFAIDDSSPEKKETKKAHETIYTAVPDIQDHIEMQHDQITIPEKAAVTINGHFAGIRTPVRNLYVAGTDTDSRSMGVTRAAYSIIEMLRILNEDSNLH; via the coding sequence ATGAATAAATATGATGCCATTGTAATTGGTGCAGGAGCAACAGGCCTGCTTGCCGCACTGACACTTTCAAAACACGGAAAGAAAGTACTGGTACTTGAAAAAAATTACCAGGTTGGGGGAAACTGTAACAGTTACGATGTTGATGGTTTCCAGGTCGATACAGGACCCCATGCTATAACTCATCTGGAAGCAGGTCCTTTGAAAAGATTGATGGAAAATTACTTTGATTATCTTCCTATTTTCGAAGATTACGGAAATTATTTTGTCAGAACTGAACGCAATTTTCTAAAAGTACCTTCTAACCTAAAGGAATTTGCTGTATTCGATGCACTGCCCCGCAAAGACAGATTACTTATCGCACAGACCCTCACCAAAGAATTGACACTTTCTACCTTCGGTGTCGACCTTTCAAAAAAATCTGTATATGATGCACTGCCAAAGACACTATCCACCGATTCATATAATTTTGTTGATGCAATCTCTCATTTTCTCTCCGGTAAGTCAATGAAGGAAACCTCGGTACACAGAATATTAACAGGGAGCAGTTTTGTCAGGGACAGTATTACACAGGCACAATTTGCCAGTATTGTATCAAAGCCTGACAGACCGCCTGTGGAATCTATTCTCCAATCCATCATCCCTGCAAATTACCATAATCAATTACAACTTCGGTTTAACAGTGTATCAAGCCAGTTTTCATCTCTTGGAAGACTTGCAACAAACAAGGCAAACTATTCGCAGGGATATCCAAGAAAAGGTCTCAAAGCACTGCTCAATGCAATACTGTATTCTTTACCCGATTCTGTTGATATAAAGACGGAAAGTAAGGCCAAAAAGATACTTGTTGAAAACGGTCAGGTAACAGGAGTGGAAAGCGATGAAATATATCTTGCAGACATAGTCATACACACCGGTTTTGTAAAAAACTTACCCGAATTAGTGCAAGATTTACCCCACAATTATATCGAGGAGTTGGACGGAATTGTTAATAGTAAGAGCCTGACTGTATGGCTGGGTCTTGATGAGACAAGGAAAGAATTCAACTACAGGGGTTCTGAAATCTGGTTTAAGGATAATGCCTATTGGGCAATGCCAATAAGTAACTATGATCCAACCCTTGCTCCGCCGGGGAAACAACTTGTAGGTTTTGCTTTTGCAATAGATGACTCTTCTCCTGAAAAGAAAGAAACAAAAAAAGCCCATGAGACCATATACACAGCTGTTCCAGACATTCAGGACCATATTGAAATGCAACATGACCAGATAACCATTCCTGAAAAAGCTGCAGTTACCATAAATGGCCATTTTGCAGGGATAAGAACACCCGTAAGGAATCTTTATGTGGCGGGTACAGATACCGATAGCCGCAGTATGGGAGTCACTCGTGCAGCCTATTCCATAATTGAAATGCTAAGAATATTAAACGAAGATTCAAACCTGCATTGA
- the ileS gene encoding isoleucine--tRNA ligase — MIKEVTDQYNAQKIEEKVHNFWEDNQAYMKVREHRRGEKRFFFVDGPPYTTGHIHLGTAWNKIIKDSILRYKSMNGHDIVDRAGWDMHGLPIEVKVEGVLGFESKKDIESYGVEKFVDKCKEFALKQKDAMTDQFRTLGTWLDWEDPYMTLKDEYIEAAWWTLKQAYEKDLLEVGKRVVNWCPRCETAIADSEVEYEDRTDPSIFIKFALKDENDTYIVIWTTTPWTIPANMAVAVNPDFEYAKVRALKEDREEILIMASDLVESVLKKGRYTDYEIIETMPGEDVAGMEYKHPLAENIPEQAKFDHRVYLADFVTAENTGCVHIAPGHGVDDFDVGKANDIPAFCPVGSNGHYTNEAGKYEGMNIRDANNVVMEDLDAKSLLLSDDTISHRYGHCWRCKTPIIYLATKQWFIKIGDLKEDMLAEIKKVDWHPDWAGSARFRDWIEGARDWCISRQRYWGIPLPVWRCEECESLKVVGTRKELQEIADVDPNTELHRPYVDDIKLTCDCGGRMSRIEDVFDVWFDSAVASWATLNYPHREDQFKEWWPADFITEGHDQTRGWFYSQLGASMVAFGQAPYKSVLMHGFTLDSTGKKMSKSLGNVVQPHEVIEKYGADSLRCYVLSSSAPWDDLKFNQDELATIHRTINILWNVYRFPLPYMALDKFDPQEVSFEAVEPYLRKEDRWILSRMQSVIEEVDRSMEQYLLHRAIRTINEFVLEDLSRWYIQLIRPRTWNEADDPDKLAVYRVLYDVFVNLCKVIAPFMPHLAEEMYENVVKNVDQDAALTVHMCNWPKVDESLKDTDLEEKMTAVRAMVEAASNARQKVKRKLRWPVSRIVIEPENRQVYDAVMDLRFVLMDQTNARDIDLVEVEHSWDELGVEASPNHSAIGPVFKQDAGKVIQYIQKADANELKKGLANGEMEISLDGESATLTPEMVKFEDRVPSMVAVADFSGGRIYVDANLTRDIESEGFAREVIRRIQDMRKELDLEVDENILAHIRIDDERIVDLVLDRENYIAKEVRSQVQVIGFDVDATGTLVKDWNVEGIDVHIGISPAK; from the coding sequence ATGATCAAGGAAGTTACCGATCAATATAATGCACAAAAAATCGAGGAAAAAGTCCACAATTTCTGGGAGGATAACCAGGCCTACATGAAAGTAAGAGAACATCGCCGTGGAGAAAAGCGATTTTTCTTTGTGGACGGCCCGCCATATACTACCGGACATATACATCTGGGTACCGCCTGGAACAAAATTATCAAAGACTCCATACTTCGTTACAAATCCATGAATGGGCATGATATTGTAGACCGGGCCGGTTGGGACATGCACGGCCTTCCCATAGAAGTAAAAGTTGAAGGCGTTCTGGGTTTTGAATCAAAAAAAGATATTGAAAGCTATGGTGTCGAAAAATTCGTTGATAAATGCAAGGAATTTGCCCTGAAACAAAAGGACGCCATGACAGACCAGTTCCGCACCCTTGGCACATGGCTGGACTGGGAAGACCCTTACATGACCCTCAAGGATGAATATATAGAAGCTGCCTGGTGGACCCTCAAACAGGCTTACGAAAAAGATCTGCTTGAAGTGGGTAAAAGGGTAGTGAACTGGTGCCCCCGCTGTGAAACAGCAATTGCAGATTCTGAAGTTGAGTATGAGGATCGTACTGACCCTTCCATTTTCATCAAATTTGCATTAAAAGATGAAAATGACACTTATATTGTCATATGGACGACCACACCCTGGACCATCCCTGCAAATATGGCTGTGGCTGTAAATCCTGATTTTGAATATGCAAAAGTCAGGGCCTTGAAAGAGGATAGGGAAGAAATACTCATAATGGCCTCCGATCTTGTGGAAAGTGTACTTAAAAAGGGACGATACACAGATTATGAAATCATTGAAACAATGCCAGGTGAAGATGTTGCAGGAATGGAATACAAGCATCCACTTGCAGAAAACATACCAGAACAGGCCAAATTTGATCATCGGGTTTATCTTGCCGATTTTGTAACTGCTGAAAATACAGGTTGTGTCCACATTGCACCCGGTCATGGTGTGGACGACTTTGATGTAGGAAAAGCAAATGATATTCCTGCTTTTTGCCCTGTTGGCTCAAACGGCCACTACACCAATGAAGCCGGCAAATATGAAGGTATGAACATCCGGGATGCAAACAATGTTGTGATGGAAGACCTTGATGCAAAAAGCCTCCTGCTTTCAGATGATACCATCTCACACCGTTATGGCCATTGCTGGAGATGCAAGACACCAATCATCTATCTTGCCACCAAACAGTGGTTTATCAAGATCGGTGACCTGAAGGAAGATATGCTTGCAGAAATTAAAAAGGTTGACTGGCATCCTGATTGGGCCGGTTCTGCAAGATTCAGGGACTGGATCGAAGGGGCCAGGGACTGGTGCATATCCAGACAGCGCTACTGGGGAATCCCCCTGCCTGTATGGAGATGTGAAGAATGTGAATCCCTCAAGGTCGTGGGAACCCGCAAAGAATTGCAGGAAATTGCCGATGTAGATCCAAACACCGAGCTCCACAGGCCCTATGTGGACGATATCAAATTAACATGTGACTGCGGCGGCCGTATGTCGAGGATTGAGGATGTTTTTGATGTATGGTTTGACTCCGCAGTGGCATCCTGGGCCACACTGAACTATCCCCACCGGGAAGACCAGTTCAAAGAATGGTGGCCTGCAGATTTCATAACAGAAGGACATGACCAGACCAGAGGGTGGTTCTATTCCCAGCTCGGCGCCAGCATGGTGGCCTTTGGACAGGCTCCTTACAAGAGTGTGCTGATGCACGGGTTTACACTGGATAGCACAGGAAAGAAAATGTCAAAGAGCCTGGGTAATGTGGTACAGCCACATGAAGTTATTGAGAAATATGGTGCGGATTCCCTGCGTTGCTATGTGCTTTCTTCAAGTGCCCCGTGGGACGACCTGAAATTTAACCAGGATGAACTTGCAACGATCCACCGCACAATAAATATTCTCTGGAATGTCTATCGTTTCCCTCTTCCCTACATGGCCCTGGATAAATTTGATCCACAGGAGGTCTCTTTTGAAGCAGTTGAACCATACCTGCGCAAAGAAGACCGCTGGATATTATCCAGAATGCAATCCGTGATAGAAGAAGTGGACAGGTCAATGGAACAGTACCTCCTGCATCGTGCTATCAGGACCATCAATGAGTTTGTATTGGAAGATCTTTCCCGGTGGTACATCCAGCTCATTCGACCACGTACCTGGAATGAGGCGGATGATCCTGACAAACTGGCAGTATACAGGGTTCTTTATGATGTATTTGTAAACCTCTGCAAAGTAATTGCCCCTTTCATGCCCCATCTGGCAGAAGAAATGTATGAAAATGTTGTGAAAAACGTTGATCAAGATGCTGCTTTGACTGTTCACATGTGTAACTGGCCAAAAGTGGATGAATCCCTCAAGGATACCGATCTTGAAGAAAAAATGACAGCTGTGCGTGCCATGGTTGAAGCCGCATCCAATGCGCGCCAGAAAGTAAAAAGAAAACTACGCTGGCCGGTCAGCCGCATAGTCATTGAGCCTGAGAACAGACAGGTCTATGATGCTGTAATGGATCTGCGTTTTGTCCTAATGGACCAGACAAATGCCAGGGATATAGATCTTGTGGAAGTTGAGCACAGCTGGGATGAACTTGGAGTAGAGGCATCTCCAAATCACAGTGCCATAGGACCGGTCTTCAAACAGGATGCAGGCAAAGTCATCCAATATATCCAGAAAGCAGATGCAAATGAATTGAAAAAAGGACTGGCAAATGGAGAGATGGAGATTTCCCTTGACGGTGAATCTGCAACCTTAACCCCGGAGATGGTCAAATTTGAGGATAGAGTACCTTCAATGGTTGCTGTAGCAGATTTCAGCGGAGGGAGAATCTATGTAGATGCAAACCTCACCAGAGACATTGAATCCGAAGGTTTTGCCCGTGAAGTGATCCGCAGGATACAGGACATGCGAAAGGAACTCGACCTGGAAGTGGATGAGAACATCCTTGCACATATCCGTATAGATGACGAAAGAATTGTCGACCTAGTGCTGGACAGGGAAAACTACATCGCAAAAGAGGTCAGATCACAGGTTCAGGTAATTGGCTTTGATGTGGATGCTACAGGCACTCTGGTAAAAGACTGGAATGTGGAAGGCATAGATGTGCATATTGGAATATCCCCTGCTAAATGA
- a CDS encoding 6-hydroxymethylpterin diphosphokinase MptE-like protein, which translates to MEYDKWEPIYKKIVEDFGFSEDADADAAQLLSNLLIGPVKADLNDLTDVIKGKDTLICGNAPTLKKDLEQVNPSDHVIIAADGATSVLLEQGLIPDVIVTDLDGDVEKEIEANKKGALMVVHAHGDNTGKILSFVPLLTNIIGTSQTKPPHGLYNFGGFTDGDRCVFMAHQLGATSMTLVGFDFDDDNVDEIKKKKLNWARRLIEGFA; encoded by the coding sequence ATGGAATATGACAAATGGGAACCAATATACAAAAAAATAGTAGAAGATTTCGGTTTTTCCGAAGATGCTGATGCTGATGCTGCACAGCTTCTTTCAAATCTTCTCATCGGACCTGTAAAGGCGGACCTAAACGATCTTACTGATGTTATCAAGGGCAAAGATACATTAATTTGCGGTAATGCGCCCACACTGAAAAAAGATCTTGAACAGGTGAACCCTTCAGACCATGTGATCATTGCTGCCGACGGAGCAACATCAGTCTTGCTTGAGCAAGGCCTTATTCCGGACGTGATCGTAACTGATCTTGACGGCGATGTTGAAAAAGAGATCGAAGCAAACAAGAAAGGAGCCCTAATGGTAGTGCATGCCCATGGAGACAATACAGGCAAAATTCTTTCTTTTGTACCTCTTTTGACCAATATTATCGGTACATCCCAGACAAAACCTCCACATGGGCTGTACAATTTTGGGGGCTTTACAGACGGTGATAGGTGTGTTTTCATGGCTCATCAACTGGGGGCAACTTCCATGACCCTGGTAGGTTTTGATTTTGATGATGACAATGTCGATGAAATCAAAAAGAAAAAACTTAACTGGGCACGTCGGCTTATTGAAGGATTTGCATGA
- a CDS encoding DUF373 family protein: MQTLVICIDRDNDLGDKAGVQTPIVGREAHVDAAVRLASADPEDSDVNTLFGGIRVYDELKEKGTDVELVSFAGDRNVGVISDQRISRQLDDVLSRYAPQEAIFVSDGAEDETLLPIVQSRIKIDSVKRIVVKQSANLESTYYILKHAFNDPKISQTFFVPLGLAALIYAIFLLARYPEGAIIGISAAIGIYMLYRGFNLDESFVIAREKMKQAFYAGQMTFVTYMAAGLLTIIATIIGALELWGYYTTGGGWYYGLITLVTVFINKSVWWYVSAFLFAIAGKIIDLKMEKHFCWRKLSPALFVIATGFLLWGSSEYILSISSLPSEATAGSFSLQYFIYSVVFSIISALAGVKLSISGNKEK; this comes from the coding sequence ATGCAAACTCTGGTAATCTGTATAGACCGGGACAACGACCTTGGGGACAAAGCAGGGGTCCAAACACCAATTGTAGGCAGAGAGGCTCACGTAGATGCTGCTGTCAGGCTTGCGTCTGCAGATCCGGAAGATTCAGATGTCAATACACTGTTTGGCGGAATCCGTGTTTATGACGAGCTGAAAGAAAAAGGAACCGATGTTGAACTGGTCTCTTTTGCAGGAGACCGGAATGTAGGTGTGATTTCCGATCAGCGCATATCACGCCAGCTTGATGATGTACTTTCCCGCTATGCCCCACAAGAGGCTATTTTTGTTTCTGATGGAGCTGAAGATGAAACCCTTTTACCCATTGTTCAATCAAGAATAAAAATCGATTCGGTAAAAAGGATAGTTGTCAAACAAAGTGCAAATCTTGAAAGTACATATTACATTCTAAAACATGCATTCAATGACCCCAAGATTTCCCAGACATTTTTTGTCCCCCTGGGACTTGCAGCTCTTATCTATGCCATATTCCTCCTGGCCCGATATCCCGAAGGAGCAATTATTGGAATCTCCGCTGCTATTGGCATTTATATGTTATACAGGGGATTCAATCTGGACGAATCATTTGTTATTGCCAGGGAGAAGATGAAACAAGCCTTCTATGCGGGCCAGATGACCTTTGTCACCTATATGGCCGCAGGGTTACTGACAATAATCGCAACCATAATAGGAGCTCTGGAATTGTGGGGCTACTATACAACAGGAGGTGGCTGGTATTATGGCCTGATTACTCTTGTGACCGTTTTCATAAATAAATCCGTATGGTGGTATGTTTCAGCCTTCCTTTTTGCGATTGCAGGAAAGATAATTGACCTAAAAATGGAAAAACATTTTTGCTGGAGAAAACTATCTCCTGCTCTCTTTGTGATTGCAACAGGTTTTCTCTTATGGGGCTCTAGCGAATACATTTTATCAATAAGTTCCCTGCCGTCCGAAGCTACCGCAGGTAGTTTCAGCTTACAATATTTCATTTACTCGGTAGTGTTTTCCATAATTTCAGCCCTTGCAGGTGTAAAACTATCCATTTCAGGTAATAAAGAGAAATAA